The window AGTCGAAGAAATTGGCAGGATGATTTCTGGTGTCGAAATTACTGACTTGACAAAGGAACATGCCAAAGAACTCCTTACATTAGCCTCACAAATAAAGAATTCATGAAAAGCTATCCATTTTGGGTAGCTTTTTTATTTCTCTTGTGGTTATAAATGAATCAGAACCCGGCAAAATTATAGTTGTAGCCATTTTTAAAGAAAGAAGCAGCAAGCATTAGAAGCGAGGAGAGTGATGAATTTGAATTTAGGATTAATTAGAAAAATAATCGGTGGAATTCTCCTTGTTTCAATTATTGCTTTAACTAGCTGGAAACCATTCCAAAGCTATCTCCAAATACCAAATGAGATAACTGTTTTTCAGGGACAGGAGTTCTCGTTTGATAAAGCATTACCTGTAACCGCTTCGGTTGTCTCGAAATCGGATAACATTGTCCTGAACCAGACCGACCAACAGGTTTCCTTATCTGCAAAGGATTCAGGCGCAAGCTCAGTTGTCCTCGACCTCGCAGGCATTCCAATCAAAAAAGTCGATGTAAAGGTGCTCAAAGGATTTAAGGTGTATCCGGGTGGCCAATCTATTGGTGTAAAACTGAATTCTGTTGGAGTCCTGGTTGTGGGGCATCATCAAGTTGACACCTCAAACGGACGTAAATCACCAGGAGAACTTTCCGGGATCAAAGTGGGAGATATAATTACTGAGATCAATGGACAGCGAATTGAAAAAATGGCTGACGTAGCACCGTTGGTTCAGGAAGCTGGCAAGACTGGAAAAGCGCTCAAACTTTCGATTACCAGGGAAAATGGAAAGGTTAAAGCCAATCTAATGCCATTAAAGGAAAAAGGTGCGGATAACTATAAGCTCGGCCTATATATCCGGGATTCAGCGGCAGGTATTGGGACTATGACCTTTTACCACCCTGATTCAAAGAAATATGGAGCCTTGGGACATGTCATCTCAGATATGGACACCAAGAAGCCAATTGTAGTGGAAAACGGCCAAATTTTACGCTCTACTGTCACTTCAATAGAAAAAGGATCTAATGGAAACCCTGGCGAAAAGCTTGCAAGGTTTTCTGATGATAAGCAAATTATCGGAAATATAAAGCGAAACAGCCCATTCGGGATATTTGGCAAATTGAATAGGGATATCGATAACGGCATCATAGATAAGCCGATGCCAATCGCCTTATCTCATCAAGTAAAAGAAGGGCCAGCGCAAATTCTTACTGTTGTCGATAACGACAAAGTGGAAACCTTCAACATTGAAATTGTAAGCACGATTCCGCAAAAATTCCCTGCAACAAAGGGAATGGTCATTAAGGTGACCGATCCGAAGCTTCTTCAAAAGACTGGCGGCATTGTCCAGGGGATGAGTGGCAGTCCCATCATCCAGGACGGGAAACTAATCGGTGCGGTAACGCATGTATTTGTAAACGACCCCACCTCTGGTTATGGGGTGCACATCGAATGGATGCTTTCGGAAGCGGGAATTGACATATATGAAAAGCCGGAATCAAAAGCAAGCTGAGTGATTTTGGTTGGATTAGAGGCCCATAAGCGGGCCTTTTTTCATTTTATTTTACGAAGTGATAACAGTGCTGATTGAAGTGAATGGCCCGAAGACTTGTTCGAAAAATCCTGATCCTCAATTATACTAACGCATAATATCGTCCAACAATTATTCTTGGAATATTTTTTCCTTGTGGAATCGCATAAGCCCATGAGATGTTAATTCATGGAAGCTTATTCAATTTGCTAACGGGAAAAGGATTAGTGATGCTCTATTGACGACCGTGTGCTCCATTTCTAAGCAATCCGGGTCGTCAAGGGCCTTTATTGACGACCGTGCCCTTCATTTCTAAGCAATCCGGGTCGTTAAGAACCTTTATTGACGACCATGCCCCTTATTTC is drawn from Bacillus sp. FJAT-18017 and contains these coding sequences:
- the spoIVB gene encoding SpoIVB peptidase, which codes for MNLNLGLIRKIIGGILLVSIIALTSWKPFQSYLQIPNEITVFQGQEFSFDKALPVTASVVSKSDNIVLNQTDQQVSLSAKDSGASSVVLDLAGIPIKKVDVKVLKGFKVYPGGQSIGVKLNSVGVLVVGHHQVDTSNGRKSPGELSGIKVGDIITEINGQRIEKMADVAPLVQEAGKTGKALKLSITRENGKVKANLMPLKEKGADNYKLGLYIRDSAAGIGTMTFYHPDSKKYGALGHVISDMDTKKPIVVENGQILRSTVTSIEKGSNGNPGEKLARFSDDKQIIGNIKRNSPFGIFGKLNRDIDNGIIDKPMPIALSHQVKEGPAQILTVVDNDKVETFNIEIVSTIPQKFPATKGMVIKVTDPKLLQKTGGIVQGMSGSPIIQDGKLIGAVTHVFVNDPTSGYGVHIEWMLSEAGIDIYEKPESKAS